A DNA window from Camelina sativa cultivar DH55 chromosome 13, Cs, whole genome shotgun sequence contains the following coding sequences:
- the LOC109128329 gene encoding uncharacterized protein LOC109128329, whose product IDYRGLNRVTVKNKYPLPRIDELLDQLRGATWFSKIDLASGYHQILIDEADVRKTAFRMRYGHYEFVVTLFGLTNAPAAFMRLMNSVFQEFLDVFVIIFIDDILVYSKSPEEHEVHLRVGLEKLQEQKLLAKLS is encoded by the coding sequence attgattacaggggtttgaaccgagtcactgtgaagaacaagtaccctcttccgaggattgatgagttgttggatcagttgagaggtgctacttggttctccaagatagatctggcgtcaggttatcatcagatcctgatagatgaggcagatgtgaggaagactgctttcaggatgagatatgggcattatgagtttgtggtgacactgtttgggttgactaatgcaccagctgcgtttatgagattgatgaacagcgtgtttcaggagtttctggacgtgtttgtcatcattttcatcgacgacatcctggtttattctaagagtcctgaagagcatgaaGTGCATTTGAGGGTAGGtctggagaagctgcaggagcagaagttgcttgctaagctgagc
- the LOC104736689 gene encoding agamous-like MADS-box protein AGL80: MTRKKVNMAFIENETARKSTFKKRKRGVLKKAHELATLCDIPICVIVNSAYESNPEMWPSREAADKVVSQWRMMSVMDQTKRMVNQESFLQQRITKATESWRKARRENKELEMKNIMFDCLSGKTLVSRLPKCDLRDFGSVIEQHLKDVNRRMEILKRNDDESSSSLVPIDAATTSSAMPMIEMGSSSSSGMPMIEMGSSSVEFHEKIRDQSQNTLNMKNTNKDLDMNKKQW, translated from the coding sequence atgacgAGAAAGAAAGTGAACATGGCTTTTATTGAAAATGAGACAGCAAGAAAATCAactttcaagaaaagaaaaagaggtgtTCTGAAGAAAGCTCATGAGTTGGCAACTCTATGTGACATCCCCATCTGTGTTATCGTCAACAGTGCGTACGAGTCGAACCCGGAGATGTGGCCATCGAGAGAGGCGGCTGACAAGGTTGTGTCCCAATGGAGGATGATGTCGGTGATGGACCAGACCAAGAGGATGGTGAACCAAGAGTCCTTTCTCCAACAAAGGATCACCAAAGCCACCGAGTCTTGGAGGAAGGCGCGGAGAGAGAACAAAGAGCTGGAGATGAAAAACATCATGTTTGATTGTCTTAGTGGCAAAACTTTGGTTTCTCGTCTCCCGAAATGTGATCTTCGAGATTTTGGTTCTGTCATTGAACAACATCTCAAAGATGTTAATCGTAGGATGGAGATTCTgaagagaaatgatgatgaATCATCTTCGTCCCTTGTTCCTATTGATGCCGCTACAACATCAAGTGCCATGCCTATGATTGAGATGggttcttcatcatcaagtGGCATGCCTATGATTGAGATGGGTTCTTCATCTGTTGAATTTCATGAAAAGATTCGTGATCAAAGTCAGAATACTTTGAATATGAAGAACACCAATAAGGATTTGGATATGAATAAGAAACAGTGGTGA